Genomic window (Euleptes europaea isolate rEulEur1 chromosome 8, rEulEur1.hap1, whole genome shotgun sequence):
CCCCGAGGCAGGGCCTTGCAGTCCTTCTCAGCTCCGGGAGAGTAATCATTCTTCCTAaagaataaaggggggggggaatccccgcTAGCCAAAATCGGCCACCGTTCCCATGCCGAGAACCAGGGGGAAGCCTGGTGCCGCCGGCCAGCTGCGCATCGGTCTGAGGGGCCCTCCGGTGGAGGCTGCGATTGCCTGGCCGGCGAAGGGTCTGGAGGCTGGAGTGGACACGGGCCAGCTGGAAGGCGCTgcgcccccctccctccgcccctccctccgcctggctctcctctccccccGGGCTGCTTCCTCGGGCAGCCTCaattggggaaggaggagggggcagtCCCTTCCCTCCGATTGAAGGTCCTGACAGGCGCCCGCGGCTTCTGCGCGGCCTTTACGCAAaagcagggtgggtgggtgggtgggggggtccgtggatttcttcttctttaaaggctTGGGGGTGGCCACCAGGTGGAAGGCAGGGAGAGCGGAGGCGGAGAGCTAAagggagctgggggtgggtgggtggggggcggacaggagagcgagggaggggagagggaggagggagagggaggagggagggggcgctGCGCtggtgtgaaggggggggggttgacttgCGCAAGGAAGCccggagagagaggaggggggagggatgctgCCGGCGCCGCTTCCAGATCGCTGAGGAGGAGGTGGCCCGGGAGGAGCCGCGTCCATGAGCTCCGAGGTCGGGGCCCCGGTGCCTCGCAGCCCGGCCTCCATGAGccagccgccgcctccgccgcccgcCCTGGAGACGTCGAGCGGCGGCGTCGGCGGCGCCTCGGCGGCGGCGTCGGGCAAGGGCAAGAAGGGCAGCTCGGGGCTGCGGCGGCCGGAGAAGCCGCCCTACTCGTACATCGCGCTGATCGTGATGGCCATCCAGAGCTCGCCGGCCAAGCGGCTGACGCTGAGCGAGATCTACCAGTTCCTGCAGGCGCGCTTCCCCTTCTTCCGCGGCGCGTACCAGGGCTGGAAGAACTCGGTGCGCCACAACCTCTCGCTCAACGAGTGCTTCATCAAGCTGCCCAAGGGGCTGGGCCGGCCGGGCAAGGGCCACTACTGGACCATCGACCCGGCCAGCGAGTTCATGTTCGAGGAGGGCTCCTTCCGACGCCGCCCGCGGGGCTTCCGACGGAAATGCCAGGCGCTCAAGCCCGCCATGTACCGCGTGGTGAACGGCCTGGGCTTCCTGCCGCAGGGCTTCGACTTCCAggcgccccccgccgccccgctGGGCTGCCACCCCAACGGCTACGGCCCCCTCGACGTGATGCAGGCCGGCGCCTACGAGGCCCACCACGTCCCGCACATGTCGCCCAACCCGGGCTCCACCTACATGGCCAGCTGCCCCGTCCCCgccggggggggcggcggcggcgccgacTACGGGcccgacagcagcagcagccccgtgCCCTCCTCGCCGGCCCTGGCCAGCGCCATCGAGTGCCACTCGCCCTACGGCAGCCCCGCCGGACACTGGGCCTCCTCGGGGGCCTCGCCCTATCTCAAGCAGCAGGGcctgccgccgcccgccgcccccgccgccgccgcccactcCGGAATGGCCCCCTACTCGCTGGAGCAAAGCTACCTGCACCAGAACGGCAGGGAAGACCTCTCAGGTACCGAGgccagcctccctccccacccccgccccgccccgcccacTGGGGATGCCGACCCCGCTTGCAGCGCCAAAGCAGCCTGGGGGCTTCCATCCGTTCCCACCCCGTTCGGGTCCATTGGCCTGGCAGGTTCTGGCGCTGGGCGACAGCCTGCTCCTAAGCGCATCGACGTAAACAGGCAGTCGACCAGCCTTATTCCCCCGGCTGTCACTGCCCTTGGCTTCCTTGTCCCGGGCCCGAGACCCGAACCTAAGGCTAGGTGGGCATATCCGGGAGAAAGCACCCTGAGAGTCAATGGCGCCCGGGTTGCACGTCGATGTATTTGCCATGCACTGGTCCAGAAtgcattgacacacacacacacactcgcactcacactcacacacactctctctctctccagcagcTGGGGAGGGCATCCACTTCTGGACCTTTGGGGTCTGAAACGGAAGGGGACGCTCCCAGGATGGGCTCAAGATGCAACGAAGCTGGGTCGGGGTCATGTTCTGGAAAGCGGGTTGCTC
Coding sequences:
- the FOXF2 gene encoding forkhead box protein F2, whose translation is MSSEVGAPVPRSPASMSQPPPPPPALETSSGGVGGASAAASGKGKKGSSGLRRPEKPPYSYIALIVMAIQSSPAKRLTLSEIYQFLQARFPFFRGAYQGWKNSVRHNLSLNECFIKLPKGLGRPGKGHYWTIDPASEFMFEEGSFRRRPRGFRRKCQALKPAMYRVVNGLGFLPQGFDFQAPPAAPLGCHPNGYGPLDVMQAGAYEAHHVPHMSPNPGSTYMASCPVPAGGGGGGADYGPDSSSSPVPSSPALASAIECHSPYGSPAGHWASSGASPYLKQQGLPPPAAPAAAAHSGMAPYSLEQSYLHQNGREDLSVGLPRYQHHPSPVCDRKDFVLNFNGISSFHPSASGSYYHHHHHHQSVCQDIKPCVM